In a genomic window of Urocitellus parryii isolate mUroPar1 chromosome 11, mUroPar1.hap1, whole genome shotgun sequence:
- the Chtop gene encoding chromatin target of PRMT1 protein isoform X2, protein MAAQSAPKVVLKSTTKMSLNERFTNMLKNKQPMPVNIRASMQQQQQLASARNRRLAQQMENRPSVQAALKLKQTLYASPDIGCGRICPSCGWASGGRCHATSLKQRLGKSNIQARLGRPIGALARGAIGGRGLPIIQRGLSRGGLRGGRATRTLLRGGMSLRGQNLLRGGRAVAPRMGLRRGGVRGRGGPGRGGLGRGAMGRGGIGGRGRGMIGRGRGGFGGRGRGRGRGRGALTRPVLTKEQLDNQLDAYMSKTKGHLDAELDAYMAQTDPENND, encoded by the exons ATGGCTGCACAATCAGCGCCGAAAGTTGTGCTAAAAAGCACCACCAAGATGTCTCTAAATGAGCG CTTTACTAATATGCTGAAGAACAAACAGCCGATGCCAGTGAATATTCGAGCTTCGATGCAGCAACAACAGCAGCTAGCCAGTGCCAGAAACAGAAGACTGGCCCAGCAGATGGAGAATAGACCCTCTGTCCAGGCAGCATTAAAACTTAAGCAG ACTTTATATGCAAGTCCGGACATTGGCTGTGGAAGGATATGTCCAAGCTGTGGCTGGGCGTCCGGAGGGCGATGCCATGCAACT AGCTTAAAGCAGCGCCTGGGTAAGAGTAACATCCAGGCACGGTTAGGCCGACCCATAGGGGCCCTGGCCAGGGGAGCAATTGGAGGACGAGGTCTGCCCATAATCCAGAGAGGCTTATCCAGAGGAGGACTACGTGGGGGACGTGCCACCAGAACCCTGCTTAGGGGCGGGATGTCGCTCCGAG GTCAAAACCTGCTCCGAGGTGGACGAGCCGTAGCTCCCCGAATGGGCTTAAGAAGAGGTGGTGTTCGAGGTCGTGGAGGTCCTGGGAGAGGGGGCCTAGGGCGTGGAGCTATGGGTCGTGGCGGAATCGGTGGTAGAG GTCGGGGCATGATAGGTCGGGGAAGAGGGGGCTTTGGAGGCCGAGGCCGAGGCCGTGGAAGGGGAAGAGGTGCCCTCACTCGCCCTGTATTGACCAAGGAGCAGCTGGACAACCAGTTGGATGCGTACATGTCGAAAACTAAAGGACACCTGGATGCGGAGTTGGATGCCTATATGGCACAGACAGATCCAGAAAACAACGACTGA
- the Chtop gene encoding chromatin target of PRMT1 protein isoform X1: protein MAAQSAPKVVLKSTTKMSLNERFTNMLKNKQPMPVNIRASMQQQQQLASARNRRLAQQMENRPSVQAALKLKQTLYASPDIGCGRICPSCGWASGGRCHATKSLKQRLGKSNIQARLGRPIGALARGAIGGRGLPIIQRGLSRGGLRGGRATRTLLRGGMSLRGQNLLRGGRAVAPRMGLRRGGVRGRGGPGRGGLGRGAMGRGGIGGRGRGMIGRGRGGFGGRGRGRGRGRGALTRPVLTKEQLDNQLDAYMSKTKGHLDAELDAYMAQTDPENND, encoded by the exons ATGGCTGCACAATCAGCGCCGAAAGTTGTGCTAAAAAGCACCACCAAGATGTCTCTAAATGAGCG CTTTACTAATATGCTGAAGAACAAACAGCCGATGCCAGTGAATATTCGAGCTTCGATGCAGCAACAACAGCAGCTAGCCAGTGCCAGAAACAGAAGACTGGCCCAGCAGATGGAGAATAGACCCTCTGTCCAGGCAGCATTAAAACTTAAGCAG ACTTTATATGCAAGTCCGGACATTGGCTGTGGAAGGATATGTCCAAGCTGTGGCTGGGCGTCCGGAGGGCGATGCCATGCAACT AAGAGCTTAAAGCAGCGCCTGGGTAAGAGTAACATCCAGGCACGGTTAGGCCGACCCATAGGGGCCCTGGCCAGGGGAGCAATTGGAGGACGAGGTCTGCCCATAATCCAGAGAGGCTTATCCAGAGGAGGACTACGTGGGGGACGTGCCACCAGAACCCTGCTTAGGGGCGGGATGTCGCTCCGAG GTCAAAACCTGCTCCGAGGTGGACGAGCCGTAGCTCCCCGAATGGGCTTAAGAAGAGGTGGTGTTCGAGGTCGTGGAGGTCCTGGGAGAGGGGGCCTAGGGCGTGGAGCTATGGGTCGTGGCGGAATCGGTGGTAGAG GTCGGGGCATGATAGGTCGGGGAAGAGGGGGCTTTGGAGGCCGAGGCCGAGGCCGTGGAAGGGGAAGAGGTGCCCTCACTCGCCCTGTATTGACCAAGGAGCAGCTGGACAACCAGTTGGATGCGTACATGTCGAAAACTAAAGGACACCTGGATGCGGAGTTGGATGCCTATATGGCACAGACAGATCCAGAAAACAACGACTGA
- the Chtop gene encoding chromatin target of PRMT1 protein isoform X4, with the protein MAAQSAPKVVLKSTTKMSLNERFTNMLKNKQPMPVNIRASMQQQQQLASARNRRLAQQMENRPSVQAALKLKQSLKQRLGKSNIQARLGRPIGALARGAIGGRGLPIIQRGLSRGGLRGGRATRTLLRGGMSLRGQNLLRGGRAVAPRMGLRRGGVRGRGGPGRGGLGRGAMGRGGIGGRGRGMIGRGRGGFGGRGRGRGRGRGALTRPVLTKEQLDNQLDAYMSKTKGHLDAELDAYMAQTDPENND; encoded by the exons ATGGCTGCACAATCAGCGCCGAAAGTTGTGCTAAAAAGCACCACCAAGATGTCTCTAAATGAGCG CTTTACTAATATGCTGAAGAACAAACAGCCGATGCCAGTGAATATTCGAGCTTCGATGCAGCAACAACAGCAGCTAGCCAGTGCCAGAAACAGAAGACTGGCCCAGCAGATGGAGAATAGACCCTCTGTCCAGGCAGCATTAAAACTTAAGCAG AGCTTAAAGCAGCGCCTGGGTAAGAGTAACATCCAGGCACGGTTAGGCCGACCCATAGGGGCCCTGGCCAGGGGAGCAATTGGAGGACGAGGTCTGCCCATAATCCAGAGAGGCTTATCCAGAGGAGGACTACGTGGGGGACGTGCCACCAGAACCCTGCTTAGGGGCGGGATGTCGCTCCGAG GTCAAAACCTGCTCCGAGGTGGACGAGCCGTAGCTCCCCGAATGGGCTTAAGAAGAGGTGGTGTTCGAGGTCGTGGAGGTCCTGGGAGAGGGGGCCTAGGGCGTGGAGCTATGGGTCGTGGCGGAATCGGTGGTAGAG GTCGGGGCATGATAGGTCGGGGAAGAGGGGGCTTTGGAGGCCGAGGCCGAGGCCGTGGAAGGGGAAGAGGTGCCCTCACTCGCCCTGTATTGACCAAGGAGCAGCTGGACAACCAGTTGGATGCGTACATGTCGAAAACTAAAGGACACCTGGATGCGGAGTTGGATGCCTATATGGCACAGACAGATCCAGAAAACAACGACTGA
- the Chtop gene encoding chromatin target of PRMT1 protein isoform X3: MAAQSAPKVVLKSTTKMSLNERFTNMLKNKQPMPVNIRASMQQQQQLASARNRRLAQQMENRPSVQAALKLKQKSLKQRLGKSNIQARLGRPIGALARGAIGGRGLPIIQRGLSRGGLRGGRATRTLLRGGMSLRGQNLLRGGRAVAPRMGLRRGGVRGRGGPGRGGLGRGAMGRGGIGGRGRGMIGRGRGGFGGRGRGRGRGRGALTRPVLTKEQLDNQLDAYMSKTKGHLDAELDAYMAQTDPENND, translated from the exons ATGGCTGCACAATCAGCGCCGAAAGTTGTGCTAAAAAGCACCACCAAGATGTCTCTAAATGAGCG CTTTACTAATATGCTGAAGAACAAACAGCCGATGCCAGTGAATATTCGAGCTTCGATGCAGCAACAACAGCAGCTAGCCAGTGCCAGAAACAGAAGACTGGCCCAGCAGATGGAGAATAGACCCTCTGTCCAGGCAGCATTAAAACTTAAGCAG AAGAGCTTAAAGCAGCGCCTGGGTAAGAGTAACATCCAGGCACGGTTAGGCCGACCCATAGGGGCCCTGGCCAGGGGAGCAATTGGAGGACGAGGTCTGCCCATAATCCAGAGAGGCTTATCCAGAGGAGGACTACGTGGGGGACGTGCCACCAGAACCCTGCTTAGGGGCGGGATGTCGCTCCGAG GTCAAAACCTGCTCCGAGGTGGACGAGCCGTAGCTCCCCGAATGGGCTTAAGAAGAGGTGGTGTTCGAGGTCGTGGAGGTCCTGGGAGAGGGGGCCTAGGGCGTGGAGCTATGGGTCGTGGCGGAATCGGTGGTAGAG GTCGGGGCATGATAGGTCGGGGAAGAGGGGGCTTTGGAGGCCGAGGCCGAGGCCGTGGAAGGGGAAGAGGTGCCCTCACTCGCCCTGTATTGACCAAGGAGCAGCTGGACAACCAGTTGGATGCGTACATGTCGAAAACTAAAGGACACCTGGATGCGGAGTTGGATGCCTATATGGCACAGACAGATCCAGAAAACAACGACTGA